A part of Acidimicrobiales bacterium genomic DNA contains:
- a CDS encoding methionyl-tRNA formyltransferase, which yields MPAAPDPGGVTPSLALPPEHPRRLVFLGSPAMAVPPLRGLVDAGFDVALVVSGADKRRGRGGSLTSTPVKAAALELGLPVTDRVDDALGMGADLGVVVAYGRLVRPHVLAVLPMVNLHFSLLPRWRGAAPVERAILAGDPETGVCLMQLEVTLDTGPVYRRATLAVGEHETAADLRARLVEVGTALLVDGLRSGLRDPEPQVGEATYAAKLEPAELQLDWSRPASELHRVVRLGEAWTTFRGHRLKVLAAEPAPTSGASLGPGEVAGTLVGTGHGVLELVEVQPEGRARQPAAAWRNGARPAAGERMGR from the coding sequence ATGCCGGCTGCGCCCGACCCCGGCGGGGTGACCCCGTCGCTGGCGCTCCCCCCGGAGCATCCGAGGCGTCTGGTGTTCCTGGGCTCCCCGGCCATGGCGGTGCCCCCGCTGCGCGGGCTCGTCGACGCCGGCTTCGACGTGGCCCTGGTGGTGTCGGGGGCCGACAAGCGGCGTGGCCGGGGGGGCTCCCTCACCTCCACGCCGGTCAAGGCGGCCGCGCTCGAGCTGGGCCTCCCGGTGACCGACCGGGTCGACGACGCCCTGGGCATGGGCGCCGACCTGGGTGTGGTGGTGGCCTACGGCCGCCTCGTCCGCCCGCACGTGCTGGCGGTGCTGCCGATGGTGAACCTGCACTTCTCGCTGCTGCCCCGCTGGCGGGGCGCGGCGCCGGTGGAGCGGGCGATCCTCGCCGGCGACCCCGAGACCGGCGTGTGCCTGATGCAGCTGGAGGTCACGCTCGACACGGGTCCGGTGTACCGGCGCGCCACCCTGGCGGTGGGAGAGCACGAGACCGCCGCCGACCTCCGGGCGCGCCTGGTCGAGGTGGGCACCGCCCTGCTCGTCGACGGGCTGCGGTCGGGCCTCCGGGACCCCGAGCCCCAGGTGGGCGAGGCGACGTACGCGGCCAAGCTCGAACCGGCCGAGCTGCAGCTCGACTGGTCGCGTCCGGCGTCGGAGCTCCACCGCGTCGTCCGGCTGGGCGAGGCGTGGACCACGTTCCGGGGCCACCGGCTGAAGGTGCTGGCCGCCGAGCCGGCACCGACCTCCGGCGCCTCCCTGGGGCCGGGCGAGGTGGCCGGCACCCTCGTCGGGACCGGCCACGGGGTGCTCGAGCTCGTCGAGGTCCAGCCCGAGGGTCGCGCCCGGCAGCCGGCGGCGGCGTGGCGGAACGGCGCGCGGCCGGCGGCCGGCGAGCGGATGGGTCGGTGA